From the Halalkalicoccus sp. CGA53 genome, one window contains:
- a CDS encoding MFS transporter has product MRWSYRSTVLVLCTLAFFVTVAARLVISPVVPDVVATFEVSTGAIGLALSGMWAAYALSQFPSGVLGDRYGERRIVLVAIGGVALASALLATSPSYLSFLLFAVLLGTTAGLHYSAATTLLTRQFERTGRAIGIHVSGAPIAGLTAPALAAVVGAQYGWRVAVFLGTVVAVPVFVVLLVRTRPTDPRLPDRRIRDRIDLSLLLGLLSRPGVAYTTALSALGAFTWQATASFLPAFLEGSQGFPRTTAGLLFSAYFLVNGVAQPLTGSLSDRYSRDSAAALTMGAGVLGFATLVVGEGLPATVAGVCLVGVAMTWGAPLQSRFMDLLDESERGLGFGLVRTVYMTLGATGSVAVGVSADLLGWSVAFGLLAGVTGLALVAILANRLLSLGY; this is encoded by the coding sequence GTGCGCTGGTCCTACCGCTCTACCGTCCTCGTCCTGTGTACGCTCGCCTTCTTCGTCACGGTCGCCGCCCGACTGGTCATCAGCCCCGTCGTCCCCGACGTCGTCGCCACGTTCGAGGTGAGCACCGGTGCGATCGGCCTCGCCCTCTCGGGGATGTGGGCCGCCTACGCCCTCTCGCAGTTCCCGTCGGGCGTCCTCGGCGACCGCTACGGCGAACGCCGGATCGTCCTCGTCGCGATCGGCGGGGTCGCTCTCGCGAGCGCCCTGCTGGCGACGTCGCCATCCTACCTCTCGTTTCTCCTCTTCGCCGTCCTCCTCGGGACGACCGCGGGGCTCCACTACAGCGCCGCGACCACGCTGCTCACCCGCCAGTTCGAACGGACTGGCCGGGCGATCGGGATCCACGTCTCCGGTGCCCCGATCGCCGGTCTGACCGCACCGGCGCTCGCGGCGGTCGTCGGCGCGCAGTACGGCTGGCGGGTCGCGGTGTTCCTCGGAACCGTCGTCGCGGTTCCCGTCTTCGTCGTCCTCCTCGTCCGGACCCGTCCCACCGATCCGCGCCTCCCCGACCGGCGGATCCGCGATCGGATCGACCTCTCGCTCCTCCTCGGTCTCCTCTCTCGCCCCGGGGTCGCGTACACGACCGCCCTGTCGGCGCTCGGTGCGTTCACCTGGCAGGCCACCGCCTCCTTTCTCCCCGCGTTCCTCGAGGGGAGCCAGGGCTTTCCCCGAACCACGGCCGGCCTCCTGTTCTCGGCGTACTTCCTCGTCAACGGCGTGGCCCAGCCGCTGACCGGCTCGCTCTCCGACCGCTACTCTCGCGATTCGGCCGCGGCGCTCACGATGGGCGCCGGCGTTCTCGGCTTCGCCACGCTGGTCGTCGGCGAGGGGCTCCCCGCGACGGTCGCCGGCGTCTGTCTCGTCGGCGTGGCGATGACGTGGGGCGCGCCGTTGCAGTCGCGGTTCATGGACCTCCTCGACGAGTCGGAACGGGGTCTCGGCTTCGGCCTCGTGCGGACGGTGTACATGACCCTCGGCGCGACCGGCAGCGTCGCCGTCGGCGTCTCCGCGGACCTCCTCGGCTGGTCGGTCGCGTTCGGCCTGCTCGCGGGCGTCACGGGACTCGCGCTCGTCGCGATCCTCGCGAACCGGCTCCTCTCGCTCGGCTACTGA